The following are from one region of the Knoellia sp. p5-6-4 genome:
- a CDS encoding metalloregulator ArsR/SmtB family transcription factor, whose product MATTTSPAESSRAQLTVLTACCAPAQAAVADENAQALADMFKALADPARVKIMAMLLTAEEVCACDISEGIGKSAATASHHLKILRDAGLAISEKRGTWVYYRAVPGRLAAVVEALSIGR is encoded by the coding sequence GTGGCCACGACAACCAGTCCCGCAGAGTCCTCGCGCGCCCAGCTCACGGTGCTGACCGCGTGCTGCGCGCCCGCCCAGGCCGCGGTGGCCGACGAGAACGCCCAGGCCCTGGCCGACATGTTCAAGGCGCTGGCCGACCCTGCCCGGGTGAAGATCATGGCGATGCTCCTCACTGCCGAAGAGGTCTGCGCCTGCGACATCTCCGAGGGCATCGGCAAGAGTGCCGCCACCGCCAGCCACCACCTGAAGATCCTCCGGGACGCGGGCCTGGCCATCAGCGAGAAGCGCGGCACCTGGGTCTACTACCGCGCCGTGCCGGGGCGGCTCGCGGCCGTCGTCGAGGCCCTCAGCATCGGCCGGTGA
- a CDS encoding MFS transporter — protein sequence MSHAASRALAGPSPRTGARGRKGRRVFHGWRIVGVLAVTETVSWGILYYAFAVFQVPMAAELGFTSAELGGAFSVAVLLTGVASVPVGRWLDARGPRGVMTAGALVCAVLVVAWSRVHTVAGLYLVMAGIGLARACVLYEPAFAVVVRWFHVRRSAALLAVTVVAGFASTVALPTSSALIAALGWRDALLVLAVVLAVVTAGPHWLVLRTEPADLGLHPDGAATPPDRPAGTAEPQRPGLRATAAWAARQPELRWYAAGFAAQATAVIVVAVHLVPFLLEQGQSAGFAAAATGALGALSVSGRLVLTCMARRRSAAAVTAAMFLVQGAGVVVLLLAGDSVLGAVAFVALFGLGFGAGTIARPVLLASSHGVARYASLAGLMALLITLATTAGPLLAGLARTAYGSYEPVLVAVLGLCAAGAASLRMAGRGAAGAQNP from the coding sequence GTGAGCCACGCCGCCTCCCGCGCCCTCGCCGGGCCGAGCCCGCGGACCGGGGCGCGAGGCAGGAAGGGGCGCCGGGTCTTCCACGGGTGGCGCATCGTCGGCGTGCTGGCGGTCACCGAGACCGTCAGCTGGGGGATCCTGTACTACGCCTTCGCCGTCTTCCAGGTGCCGATGGCGGCCGAGCTCGGGTTCACCTCCGCCGAGCTCGGAGGGGCCTTCTCGGTGGCGGTGCTGCTCACCGGGGTCGCCTCGGTGCCGGTCGGCCGCTGGCTGGATGCCCGGGGCCCGCGAGGGGTCATGACTGCTGGGGCGCTCGTGTGCGCCGTGCTCGTCGTGGCGTGGTCGCGCGTGCACACCGTGGCGGGCCTCTACCTGGTGATGGCCGGCATCGGGCTGGCCAGGGCCTGCGTGCTCTACGAGCCGGCCTTCGCCGTGGTCGTGCGCTGGTTCCACGTCCGGCGGTCCGCCGCCCTGCTCGCGGTCACGGTCGTGGCCGGTTTCGCGTCCACCGTGGCCCTGCCCACGTCCAGTGCCCTCATCGCGGCCCTCGGCTGGCGTGACGCCCTGCTCGTCCTCGCCGTGGTGCTTGCGGTGGTGACCGCCGGGCCTCACTGGCTCGTGCTCCGCACCGAGCCGGCGGACCTCGGCCTCCACCCCGACGGGGCGGCCACACCACCGGATCGGCCCGCAGGGACGGCGGAACCGCAGCGGCCCGGGCTGCGCGCGACGGCCGCGTGGGCCGCCCGCCAGCCGGAGCTCCGCTGGTATGCCGCGGGATTCGCCGCGCAGGCCACGGCCGTCATCGTCGTCGCCGTGCACCTCGTGCCCTTCCTGCTGGAGCAGGGACAGTCGGCCGGCTTCGCCGCTGCGGCGACGGGCGCGCTGGGGGCACTCTCCGTCTCGGGGCGGCTGGTGCTGACCTGCATGGCCCGTCGCCGATCGGCCGCAGCAGTGACGGCTGCGATGTTCCTGGTGCAGGGTGCCGGGGTCGTGGTGCTCCTGCTTGCCGGTGACTCGGTGCTTGGCGCGGTGGCATTCGTCGCCCTGTTCGGGCTGGGCTTCGGTGCCGGCACGATCGCCCGACCGGTGCTGCTGGCGAGCAGTCACGGCGTGGCGCGCTACGCCTCACTCGCCGGCCTGATGGCCCTCCTCATCACCCTCGCCACCACCGCAGGACCCCTGCTCGCAGGCCTGGCGCGCACGGCATACGGCTCCTATGAGCCCGTGCTGGTCGCGGTGCTGGGACTGTGCGCGGCAGGGGCCGCCAGCCTGCGGATGGCCGGACGGGGTGCTGCAGGCGCGCAGAACCCGTGA
- a CDS encoding antibiotic biosynthesis monooxygenase: MLARTTTIQADIDKIDAGIAYVRDEVFPAVSAMSGCIGMSLLADRTSGRCIATTAWESEAAVRDSADKVLSLRAGAIAALGSDTSEVDVWEIAVVHRDHAAPDGACARVTWLSGTPDMAERAVDFYKMGVLPRLQELEGFCSASFMINRETGRAVGTATFETRQQLEASRDTARGLREAAARELGATIDDVAEMELAFAHLHIPEMV; encoded by the coding sequence ATGCTCGCACGCACCACCACGATTCAGGCCGACATCGACAAGATCGACGCAGGCATCGCCTACGTCCGTGACGAGGTGTTCCCGGCGGTCAGTGCGATGAGTGGCTGCATCGGCATGTCGCTGCTGGCGGACCGCACGTCCGGCCGGTGCATCGCCACCACCGCCTGGGAGTCGGAAGCCGCGGTGCGCGACTCCGCCGACAAGGTGCTCTCGCTCCGTGCCGGCGCGATTGCGGCGCTGGGAAGCGACACGAGTGAGGTCGACGTCTGGGAGATCGCCGTCGTCCACCGCGACCACGCCGCGCCTGATGGCGCCTGCGCCCGCGTCACGTGGCTGAGCGGCACGCCGGACATGGCCGAGCGGGCCGTCGACTTCTACAAGATGGGAGTTCTCCCCCGGCTCCAGGAGCTCGAGGGCTTCTGCAGCGCCAGCTTCATGATCAACCGGGAGACCGGACGGGCGGTGGGGACGGCGACGTTCGAGACCCGCCAGCAGCTCGAGGCCAGCCGCGACACTGCACGTGGACTTCGGGAGGCAGCCGCCCGGGAGCTGGGCGCCACCATCGACGACGTGGCCGAGATGGAGCTCGCGTTCGCCCACCTGCACATCCCTGAGATGGTGTGA
- a CDS encoding ArsO family NAD(P)H-dependent flavin-containing monooxygenase produces the protein MTHPVDVAVIGAGQAGLATAYYLRRAGLEPGTGYVVLDANPTPGGAWQHLWPSLRLFSPAEYWSLPGWLMPTPSGAGFPPAEHVVDYLTRYEERYELPVHHGTRVLEVCRADTEPRGPLVLRTADGAWAARAVVSATGTWGRPFVPHYPGGERFRGHQLHSAAYRGQQGFEGRRVVVVGGGNTGAQLLAELSEVATSTWVTLRPPRFLPDDVDGRALFAVATARRRALDAGDADPGGVASLGDVVMVPPVRAARDRGALVALPMFERLTESGVAWADGTEQPADVVLWCTGFRPDLGHLAPLGLRGPDGRIEVAGTRALAEPRLHLLGYGDWTGPGSATLIGVGRTAREAVAEITAALG, from the coding sequence GTGACGCACCCGGTCGACGTCGCGGTCATCGGCGCCGGTCAGGCCGGGCTGGCCACCGCGTACTACCTGCGCCGGGCAGGCCTGGAGCCCGGCACCGGCTACGTCGTGCTCGACGCCAACCCAACGCCGGGCGGGGCGTGGCAGCACCTGTGGCCCTCGCTGCGACTTTTCTCGCCCGCGGAGTACTGGTCACTGCCGGGGTGGCTCATGCCCACGCCGAGCGGGGCCGGCTTCCCACCCGCCGAGCACGTGGTCGACTACCTGACCCGCTACGAGGAGCGCTACGAGCTGCCGGTGCACCACGGCACCCGGGTGCTCGAGGTGTGCCGCGCCGACACCGAGCCGCGTGGCCCCCTCGTGTTGCGCACCGCCGACGGCGCCTGGGCCGCGCGTGCCGTGGTGAGCGCCACCGGCACCTGGGGGCGTCCCTTCGTGCCCCACTACCCCGGAGGCGAACGTTTCCGTGGGCACCAGCTGCACAGCGCGGCATACCGGGGCCAGCAGGGCTTCGAGGGCCGGCGGGTGGTCGTGGTCGGCGGCGGCAACACCGGCGCGCAGCTGCTCGCCGAGCTCTCCGAGGTCGCCACCAGCACGTGGGTGACCCTGCGGCCACCGCGTTTCCTGCCCGACGACGTCGACGGTCGCGCGCTGTTCGCGGTGGCGACCGCGCGGCGCCGCGCCCTCGACGCCGGAGACGCGGACCCGGGCGGAGTGGCCTCGCTCGGCGACGTCGTCATGGTCCCGCCCGTCAGGGCGGCCCGCGACCGAGGTGCCCTGGTCGCGCTGCCGATGTTCGAGCGGCTCACGGAGAGCGGCGTCGCCTGGGCGGACGGCACCGAGCAGCCCGCCGACGTGGTGCTCTGGTGCACCGGCTTCCGCCCCGACCTCGGTCACCTCGCCCCGCTGGGCCTGCGCGGTCCCGACGGGCGCATCGAGGTCGCGGGCACACGCGCGCTCGCCGAGCCGCGCCTGCACCTGCTGGGATACGGCGACTGGACCGGACCCGGCTCGGCCACCCTGATCGGGGTGGGCCGCACGGCGCGTGAAGCGGTCGCCGAGATCACCGCGGCACTGGGCTGA
- a CDS encoding metalloregulator ArsR/SmtB family transcription factor: protein MGLTTLTTTPQAVTGTASQCGATAPAPIARGEAERRATLLKAVADPARLQLLSIVRASESGEACVCDMADAVELSQPTVSHHLKVLVEAGVLTRERRGTWAWYTLVPDHLSEISSFLD from the coding sequence ATGGGTCTCACGACGCTGACCACCACGCCACAGGCTGTGACGGGGACGGCATCCCAGTGCGGGGCGACGGCACCCGCCCCCATCGCCCGGGGCGAGGCCGAGCGGCGGGCCACCCTGCTCAAGGCGGTGGCCGACCCGGCACGGCTGCAGCTGCTGTCCATCGTCCGAGCCTCCGAGTCCGGGGAGGCGTGCGTGTGCGACATGGCCGATGCGGTCGAGCTCTCGCAGCCCACGGTGAGCCACCACCTGAAGGTCCTCGTCGAGGCAGGCGTGCTCACGCGGGAACGACGCGGCACCTGGGCCTGGTACACGCTCGTGCCGGACCATCTGTCGGAGATCTCGAGCTTCCTGGACTGA
- a CDS encoding arsenate reductase ArsC, producing the protein MSDKPSVLFVCVHNAGRSQMAAAFLQHLSGGAVEVRSAGSAPAEQVNPSAVEAMAEEGIDITAETPKILTTEAVKDSDVVITMGCGDTCPIFPGKRYEDWELEDPAGKGVEAVRPIRDEIKRRILTLLDELDVPARA; encoded by the coding sequence ATGAGCGACAAGCCCAGCGTCCTGTTCGTCTGCGTCCACAACGCCGGCCGCTCCCAGATGGCAGCCGCCTTCCTGCAGCACCTCTCCGGTGGGGCGGTGGAGGTGCGCTCGGCCGGGTCGGCCCCGGCCGAGCAGGTCAACCCCTCGGCCGTCGAGGCGATGGCGGAGGAGGGCATCGACATCACGGCGGAGACGCCGAAGATCCTCACGACCGAGGCTGTGAAGGACTCCGACGTGGTCATCACCATGGGCTGCGGCGACACCTGCCCGATCTTCCCCGGGAAGCGCTACGAGGACTGGGAGCTCGAGGACCCGGCCGGCAAGGGCGTCGAGGCCGTGCGGCCCATCCGTGACGAGATCAAGCGCCGGATCCTCACCCTCCTCGACGAGCTCGACGTCCCCGCACGCGCCTGA
- a CDS encoding DUF389 domain-containing protein, protein MLHVRIASPASLTEDVLGMLSEDPAVSSLSAVRGASLRPPGDLVYADVAREAANDVVDRLRGMGIQHEGSVHLEPVRAWFSQRGYDAERRAPGSSADSVVWADVTQRAYEESELNWTYTSFMVLATLIAGIAIVLDSQILVIGAMVLGPEFGAVAALGVALVRRRGSLLRLAARTLLMGFVVAILATTVATLVGKSLGWVTLDDVTGSRPETAFIYTPDKWSFIVAVIAAAAGVLSLTSARVGGLSGVFISVTTVPAAGNVALGLAFGAWHEVWGSSLQLALNLSGMALAGWATLALQQVVWARVSAHRARLVGRLRRH, encoded by the coding sequence ATGCTGCACGTGCGTATCGCCTCGCCTGCGTCCTTGACCGAGGACGTGCTGGGGATGTTGTCGGAGGACCCGGCGGTCAGCAGCCTCTCGGCCGTCCGGGGCGCCTCGCTGCGGCCTCCGGGTGACCTGGTGTACGCGGACGTCGCCCGCGAGGCTGCGAACGACGTCGTGGACCGGCTCCGCGGGATGGGGATCCAGCACGAGGGGAGCGTGCACCTCGAGCCGGTGCGGGCCTGGTTCTCCCAGCGAGGCTACGACGCCGAGCGACGGGCGCCCGGCAGCAGCGCCGACTCCGTCGTCTGGGCCGATGTCACCCAGCGCGCGTACGAGGAGTCGGAGCTCAACTGGACCTACACGAGCTTCATGGTGCTCGCCACGCTGATCGCCGGGATCGCCATCGTCCTCGACTCGCAGATCCTCGTGATCGGGGCGATGGTCCTCGGCCCGGAGTTCGGCGCGGTCGCTGCGCTGGGTGTGGCGCTGGTCCGTCGGCGTGGGTCGCTGCTGCGCCTCGCAGCCCGCACCCTGCTCATGGGCTTCGTCGTGGCCATTCTCGCGACCACCGTGGCCACACTGGTGGGGAAGTCGCTCGGTTGGGTCACCCTGGACGACGTCACGGGGTCACGGCCCGAGACCGCCTTCATCTACACGCCCGACAAGTGGTCCTTCATCGTGGCCGTCATCGCCGCCGCAGCCGGTGTGCTGTCGCTGACGTCGGCGAGGGTCGGTGGGCTCTCGGGCGTCTTCATCTCGGTGACCACGGTTCCCGCTGCCGGGAATGTGGCGCTGGGTCTGGCGTTCGGGGCGTGGCACGAGGTGTGGGGCAGCTCGCTGCAGCTCGCGCTCAACCTCTCGGGGATGGCGCTGGCGGGCTGGGCGACACTGGCCCTGCAGCAGGTCGTCTGGGCCCGGGTCTCCGCGCACCGGGCCCGGCTCGTCGGACGGCTTCGGCGGCACTGA
- a CDS encoding FAD-dependent oxidoreductase, which yields MALTPTAEALEVLTPAAGEGHLPVVVIGAGPVGLAAAAHLVARDLPVLVLEAGDAVGAAMREWGHIRTFTPWQYIVDPTAERMLADAGWTRPVGRQSPTGAEVVEQYLVPLAAVLGSRVRTGTRVVAVSRRGLDRSRTVGRAERPFIVRVAHLDGTVEDLSARAVIDASGTWHQHNPLGASGLPALGEDRAREAGFLVGPLPDVLGAERERFAGHSTLVVGMGHSAANTLVALAQLAREVPGTRVVWAIRGTSARRVFGGGSSDQLPDRGRLGSDLADLVAGGAVEFLTGFSTRELRVDEETGTLTVVGDTAAGRQEVPGLHNVAAATGFRPDLDMVSELQLDLDPGLQSPRVLGPLVDPQAHSCGTVAPHGWRELAHENEPGFFVVGMKSYGRAPTFLITTGNEQVRSIAAHLAGDDAAADEVQLVLPETGVCSSANALSDAELAAAVPLEALRLGFATAVPGGRAGDALAQGQGKPLALADVSPSRAGGCCG from the coding sequence ATGGCCCTCACTCCCACCGCCGAAGCCCTCGAGGTCCTGACGCCCGCCGCCGGTGAGGGACACCTGCCCGTCGTCGTCATCGGGGCCGGCCCCGTGGGACTGGCTGCCGCAGCACATCTGGTCGCCCGCGACCTGCCGGTGCTCGTCCTCGAGGCCGGCGATGCCGTCGGTGCCGCGATGCGTGAATGGGGCCACATCCGCACCTTCACGCCGTGGCAGTACATCGTCGACCCGACGGCGGAGAGGATGCTCGCCGACGCCGGCTGGACACGTCCCGTGGGGCGCCAGTCGCCGACCGGCGCCGAGGTCGTCGAGCAGTACCTCGTGCCCCTGGCCGCGGTCCTTGGCTCCCGGGTCCGCACCGGCACCCGGGTGGTGGCGGTCTCGCGCAGGGGGCTGGACCGGTCGCGCACCGTGGGTCGCGCCGAGAGGCCCTTCATCGTCCGGGTCGCCCATCTCGACGGCACGGTCGAGGACCTGTCTGCTCGCGCGGTGATCGACGCCTCCGGCACCTGGCACCAGCACAACCCCCTCGGGGCCTCGGGGCTGCCGGCGCTCGGGGAGGACCGGGCGCGCGAGGCGGGGTTCCTCGTCGGCCCGCTGCCCGACGTGCTCGGGGCCGAGCGTGAGCGGTTCGCGGGCCACTCGACACTCGTGGTGGGCATGGGCCACTCGGCAGCCAACACCCTCGTGGCCCTGGCCCAGCTGGCCCGCGAGGTGCCCGGCACCCGCGTCGTCTGGGCCATCCGCGGCACCAGCGCCAGGCGGGTCTTCGGTGGTGGGTCCTCCGACCAGCTGCCCGACCGCGGAAGGCTGGGGTCCGACCTCGCCGACCTCGTCGCAGGCGGGGCGGTGGAGTTCCTCACCGGTTTCTCCACCCGCGAGCTGCGCGTCGACGAGGAGACGGGGACGCTGACCGTCGTGGGCGACACCGCAGCGGGACGGCAGGAGGTCCCGGGCCTGCACAACGTCGCCGCCGCGACCGGGTTCCGGCCCGACCTCGACATGGTGTCCGAGCTCCAGCTCGACCTCGACCCAGGGCTGCAGTCGCCCCGGGTTCTCGGGCCGCTCGTCGACCCGCAGGCACACTCGTGCGGCACCGTCGCGCCGCACGGCTGGCGCGAGCTCGCCCACGAGAACGAGCCGGGTTTCTTCGTCGTGGGCATGAAGTCCTACGGGCGGGCGCCGACCTTCCTCATCACCACGGGGAACGAGCAGGTGCGCTCCATCGCCGCACACCTCGCCGGTGACGACGCGGCGGCCGACGAGGTGCAGCTCGTCCTGCCCGAGACGGGGGTCTGCTCGTCCGCCAACGCGCTCTCGGACGCGGAACTTGCGGCGGCGGTGCCTCTGGAGGCGCTCCGGCTCGGCTTCGCCACGGCCGTGCCGGGCGGTCGGGCCGGCGACGCGCTGGCGCAGGGCCAGGGCAAGCCGCTCGCCCTGGCAGATGTGTCGCCCAGCCGCGCCGGCGGCTGCTGCGGGTGA
- a CDS encoding DUF4118 domain-containing protein encodes MDLRRLPRRHRGLTVLVAAAAPLAAAALLSLFRGTLTAATDVLVLVAVVVVFGATGIRAAGLAAALSAVAWFDFFLTEPYGSFAIDDPNDLEIAVILLLIGGVVTETALWGQRQEAALSRETGYVNGVLATAQSVSESRGSADEVTQAVAQRIRDLLDLDGCTFAPGGRADDLEPTLRHDGSLVRGAQVLDVERDGFPADEAVVLPVRVAGELRGRFLLTASSHVARPSAQQRRVAVLLADQVASLLPATGSGAQ; translated from the coding sequence ATGGACCTCAGGCGTCTCCCCCGCAGGCACCGCGGGCTGACGGTGCTGGTGGCTGCGGCGGCGCCCCTCGCCGCGGCAGCTCTGCTGTCGCTGTTCCGTGGCACCCTGACCGCCGCCACCGACGTGCTGGTGCTGGTCGCCGTCGTGGTCGTGTTCGGCGCGACCGGCATCCGCGCGGCCGGCCTGGCCGCCGCGCTGTCCGCGGTTGCCTGGTTCGACTTCTTCCTGACCGAGCCCTACGGCTCGTTCGCGATCGACGACCCCAACGACCTCGAGATCGCGGTCATCCTGCTGCTCATCGGTGGCGTGGTGACGGAGACGGCCCTTTGGGGGCAGCGGCAGGAGGCCGCGCTCAGCAGGGAGACCGGTTACGTCAACGGGGTGCTCGCCACGGCACAGTCCGTCAGCGAGAGCCGGGGCAGCGCCGACGAGGTCACTCAGGCGGTGGCCCAGCGGATCCGCGACCTCCTCGACCTCGACGGCTGCACCTTCGCCCCGGGCGGTCGCGCCGACGACCTCGAGCCGACCCTGCGGCACGACGGCTCACTCGTCCGCGGGGCGCAGGTGCTCGACGTGGAGCGTGACGGGTTCCCCGCCGACGAGGCGGTGGTGCTGCCCGTGCGCGTGGCCGGCGAGCTCCGCGGCCGTTTCCTGCTCACGGCCTCCTCGCACGTGGCGCGCCCCTCGGCGCAGCAGCGGCGGGTCGCGGTCCTGCTGGCAGACCAGGTCGCCAGCCTGCTGCCCGCCACGGGGAGCGGCGCCCAGTAG
- a CDS encoding DUF3703 domain-containing protein: MPAHIRAAFHDELVTARRAATTRERWAALERAHIISQPWPWPHTRAHAVMLQVAWRERDRREAVGQVVRLLVAAPGSALGRYPEGNTGRATVPLTQPMPVPQDLAELLARR, encoded by the coding sequence ATGCCCGCGCACATCAGAGCCGCGTTCCACGACGAGCTCGTCACGGCCAGGCGCGCTGCCACCACCCGTGAGCGGTGGGCGGCCCTCGAGCGGGCCCACATCATCTCCCAGCCGTGGCCGTGGCCCCACACCCGTGCACACGCCGTCATGCTCCAGGTCGCCTGGCGCGAACGCGACCGGCGCGAGGCCGTCGGACAGGTCGTCCGCCTCCTGGTCGCGGCGCCGGGCTCGGCCCTGGGGCGCTACCCCGAGGGCAACACCGGCCGCGCGACCGTCCCGCTGACCCAGCCCATGCCCGTGCCGCAGGACCTCGCCGAGCTGCTGGCCCGGCGCTGA
- a CDS encoding carboxylesterase/lipase family protein, giving the protein MDSTVKVAAGHLHGTQVDGVHAFLGVPFAAPPVGRHRLRPPQPVEPWSGVREATEIGPAPPQVAPPEGGGSGWDTEAIGDDCLTLNVWTPDPGAAGLPVMMWVQGGMFEFGATAAYDGRHFARDGVVCVVINWRVGADGFLYLDDGVANLGLLDQVAALEWVRDNIAAFGGDPDNVTVFGESAGAMSIGVMLAMPAARGLFRRAVLQSGAAHQALSAETAARVGRSLVDRLGVPPRRDAIAALPVERLLQAQAELKAELVAHPDPDRWGGDVVASMLPWQPVIDGRTLPGTPIELIAGGSAAQVDVLAGTNTDEWRLFLAITGEIARITEEHLTGPVGLHGFRTLAAYGLPVEKGLAAYRAHHPGAAPGELLAAVQTDWWTRVPAIRLAEAHVNQQSGTYMYEFAWPAPGLGAVHGLEIPFVFDTLGADAPLFGPLVGDTAPQGLADTMHRAWISFATTGDPGWPRYGPDRRATMRFDTDPLVVDDPRAWERDLWHGIR; this is encoded by the coding sequence ATGGACTCCACGGTGAAGGTCGCAGCGGGTCATCTGCACGGCACGCAGGTCGACGGGGTCCACGCCTTCCTCGGAGTGCCGTTCGCGGCCCCGCCTGTCGGCCGACACCGCCTGCGACCACCGCAACCGGTCGAGCCGTGGAGCGGCGTCCGCGAGGCCACCGAGATCGGGCCGGCACCGCCACAGGTGGCCCCTCCCGAGGGCGGCGGGTCCGGCTGGGACACCGAGGCGATCGGCGACGACTGCCTGACCCTGAACGTCTGGACGCCGGACCCGGGGGCCGCCGGGCTGCCCGTCATGATGTGGGTCCAGGGTGGGATGTTCGAGTTCGGCGCCACGGCTGCCTACGACGGCCGGCACTTCGCCCGTGACGGAGTCGTCTGCGTCGTCATCAACTGGCGCGTCGGCGCGGACGGGTTCCTCTACCTCGACGACGGCGTCGCGAACCTGGGGCTGCTCGACCAGGTGGCCGCCTTGGAGTGGGTGCGGGACAACATCGCCGCCTTCGGTGGCGACCCGGACAACGTCACGGTCTTCGGAGAGTCCGCCGGGGCCATGAGCATCGGGGTGATGCTCGCCATGCCGGCCGCCAGGGGCCTGTTCCGTCGGGCGGTCCTGCAGAGCGGAGCCGCCCACCAGGCCCTCTCTGCCGAGACGGCTGCGCGGGTCGGGCGCTCCCTGGTGGACCGGCTGGGAGTGCCGCCCCGTCGGGACGCCATCGCCGCCCTCCCCGTCGAACGGCTCCTGCAGGCGCAGGCGGAGCTCAAGGCCGAGCTCGTGGCGCACCCTGACCCCGACCGGTGGGGAGGCGACGTCGTCGCCAGCATGCTGCCGTGGCAGCCGGTCATCGATGGGCGAACCCTTCCCGGCACGCCCATCGAGCTGATCGCAGGCGGGTCGGCAGCCCAGGTCGACGTACTGGCAGGCACCAACACCGACGAGTGGCGACTCTTCCTGGCCATCACCGGAGAGATCGCCCGGATCACCGAGGAGCATCTGACAGGGCCCGTCGGCCTACACGGGTTCCGCACCCTGGCTGCATACGGCCTTCCGGTCGAGAAGGGGCTCGCCGCGTACCGGGCCCACCATCCCGGTGCCGCCCCGGGTGAGTTGCTCGCGGCCGTGCAGACCGACTGGTGGACCCGGGTCCCGGCCATCCGGCTCGCCGAGGCGCACGTCAACCAGCAGTCAGGCACCTACATGTACGAGTTCGCCTGGCCTGCACCGGGACTCGGTGCGGTCCACGGGTTGGAGATCCCGTTCGTCTTCGACACCCTGGGGGCCGACGCCCCGCTCTTCGGGCCACTGGTCGGCGACACCGCGCCGCAAGGGCTCGCCGACACCATGCACCGTGCCTGGATCTCGTTCGCCACCACGGGAGACCCCGGATGGCCACGCTACGGCCCGGACCGGCGGGCGACCATGCGGTTCGACACCGATCCCCTGGTCGTCGACGACCCTCGCGCGTGGGAGAGGGACCTCTGGCACGGCATCCGCTGA